In the genome of Methylocystis echinoides, one region contains:
- the moxJ gene encoding methanol oxidation system protein MoxJ → MLRVRSSIWFSVAALALVGGASVNAASLGVSSDAAPNAAPAQSPGPAPAADPSVLRICAAKNQPPLSMEDGSGLENKIGVALADAMKRKTQFVWSERPAIYLVRDYLDKNLCDVIIGLDTGDPRVATSKSYYRTGYVFVSRADRDLEVKSWNDARLKKLGHIVVAFGSPGEVLLKDMGQYEDNMAYLHSLVNFKSARNQYTQVDPARMVGEVVNGSAEIAVGFAPDVARFVKASTTPLRMTLIEDNAAKSNGEKVPQHFDQSVAVRRDDKALLAAVDAALIAARPKIEEILKAEGVPLLPVTQ, encoded by the coding sequence ATGTTGCGTGTCCGCTCGTCTATCTGGTTCAGTGTCGCTGCCTTGGCCCTCGTCGGAGGCGCCAGCGTGAATGCAGCCTCTCTCGGCGTCTCGAGCGACGCCGCACCCAATGCCGCTCCGGCGCAGTCGCCGGGGCCGGCCCCAGCGGCTGATCCCAGTGTGTTGCGCATCTGCGCTGCGAAGAATCAGCCGCCACTGTCGATGGAAGACGGCTCGGGGCTCGAGAACAAGATCGGCGTTGCGCTCGCGGACGCCATGAAGCGCAAGACCCAGTTCGTCTGGTCCGAGCGGCCTGCGATCTATCTCGTCCGTGACTATCTCGACAAGAATCTCTGCGACGTCATTATCGGGCTCGACACGGGCGATCCGCGCGTCGCGACCTCGAAATCCTACTATCGCACCGGCTACGTCTTCGTGAGCCGCGCCGATCGGGATCTCGAAGTCAAATCCTGGAACGACGCGCGGCTCAAGAAGCTTGGGCACATCGTCGTCGCCTTCGGCTCGCCGGGCGAAGTCCTGCTCAAGGACATGGGCCAATATGAAGACAATATGGCCTATCTTCACTCGCTCGTGAATTTCAAATCCGCGCGCAATCAATACACGCAGGTCGATCCCGCCCGCATGGTGGGCGAAGTCGTCAATGGCTCGGCGGAAATCGCGGTCGGTTTCGCTCCCGATGTCGCACGGTTCGTCAAGGCGTCGACCACGCCCTTGCGCATGACGTTGATCGAGGACAATGCGGCGAAGAGCAACGGCGAGAAGGTCCCGCAGCACTTCGATCAGTCGGTCGCCGTTCGCCGGGACGACAAGGCGCTGCTTGCGGCAGTCGATGCGGCGCTCATTGCCGCAAGGCCGAAGATCGAGGAAATCCTCAAGGCGGAGGGCGTGCCTCTTCTCCCGGTCACCCAATAG
- the moxG gene encoding cytochrome c(L), periplasmic, with translation MIVAAVGACVAVAALAQSAITFRNTITGEVLNFNDALPEGKDTPGVKEFMTTGTNPYNEDASCLKQGEQLFLSACSGCHGHLGEGKIGPGLNDAYWTYPQNETDEGLFSTIYGGAQASMGPQYQNLQLDEMLKVMAWIRHLFKEAPEKAIWLTEAQRKSFKPYAGHETFPENPPGKCQAKAK, from the coding sequence ATGATCGTCGCCGCAGTTGGGGCCTGCGTGGCTGTCGCGGCGCTCGCGCAGTCGGCCATCACTTTCCGTAACACGATCACCGGCGAAGTTTTGAATTTCAACGACGCCCTACCCGAAGGAAAGGACACCCCGGGCGTCAAGGAATTCATGACGACTGGCACAAACCCCTACAATGAGGATGCAAGCTGCTTGAAGCAGGGAGAACAGCTCTTCCTCTCGGCTTGCTCCGGCTGCCACGGCCATCTCGGCGAGGGGAAGATCGGACCTGGGCTTAACGACGCTTATTGGACCTATCCGCAGAACGAAACCGACGAAGGCCTGTTTTCGACGATCTATGGCGGCGCCCAGGCGTCGATGGGTCCGCAGTACCAGAACCTCCAGCTCGACGAGATGCTGAAGGTGATGGCCTGGATTCGCCATCTCTTCAAGGAAGCGCCGGAAAAGGCGATTTGGCTGACGGAAGCTCAGCGCAAATCCTTCAAACCTTACGCCGGACACGAAACGTTTCCGGAGAATCCGCCCGGCAAATGCCAGGCGAAGGCGAAGTAG
- a CDS encoding methanol dehydrogenase [cytochrome c] subunit: MRKVHFAAAVTVGILFSGAIALAYDGTNCKAPGNCWEPKPGFPDKVEGSKYDPKHDPKEIAKQQASIQGMEERNKKRVENFKKTGKWEYDVSKIAQ; encoded by the coding sequence ATGCGTAAAGTGCATTTCGCCGCGGCGGTCACCGTCGGCATTTTGTTCAGCGGCGCCATTGCGCTTGCCTATGATGGGACCAATTGCAAGGCGCCCGGCAATTGCTGGGAGCCCAAACCCGGCTTTCCGGACAAGGTCGAGGGTTCGAAATACGATCCCAAACACGATCCCAAAGAAATCGCCAAGCAGCAGGCGTCGATCCAGGGCATGGAAGAGCGCAACAAGAAGCGTGTCGAGAATTTCAAGAAGACAGGCAAGTGGGAATATGACGTGAGCAAGATCGCTCAATAA
- a CDS encoding DUF3617 domain-containing protein, whose protein sequence is MKSALVLVFCSVALAMPMHSPSHATEIPSPNKGDLTAELPQRAPGSWRITTISPETGTQTNEVCIEKGDNILGAQSGDCSRPKVARAADQTIVTIECGAGDNREINSMLFTGDFQTWYRAQVKITRVGPDSQERHAGLTIDARFLAPGCN, encoded by the coding sequence ATGAAATCCGCGTTGGTCCTCGTTTTTTGTTCTGTCGCGCTCGCGATGCCGATGCACTCTCCCTCGCATGCGACTGAAATCCCGTCTCCAAACAAGGGAGACCTAACGGCGGAACTGCCGCAGCGGGCGCCAGGCTCGTGGCGAATCACGACCATCTCTCCTGAAACTGGGACCCAAACGAATGAGGTCTGTATTGAAAAGGGGGACAACATCCTCGGCGCTCAGAGCGGCGACTGTTCCAGGCCGAAGGTTGCTCGCGCAGCCGATCAAACAATAGTGACCATCGAATGCGGCGCTGGCGACAACCGCGAGATTAACAGCATGCTGTTTACGGGAGATTTTCAGACATGGTATCGCGCCCAAGTGAAGATCACGCGTGTTGGCCCGGATTCTCAAGAACGTCACGCGGGATTAACGATCGACGCTCGCTTTCTTGCTCCTGGCTGTAACTAA
- a CDS encoding DUF4158 domain-containing protein — protein sequence MKKHEILSPQARAALFNPPNDPAAIIRNYTLSPDDLVLIRRRRRDANRLGFAVHLAYQRFPGRVLGIDEAPPADVLSFIAGQLGIEPGIFREYARREETRWEHLGDIQSYLRVRPFSRADYRTVAKIATTEAVGTDRGDVIVAAMIEALQTRGIACADNPGTYRPSRSRTRPEAGPQESRRGIGTADYYGIGGVDRGQRRQRPHAGCLVA from the coding sequence ATGAAGAAGCACGAAATCCTCTCGCCGCAGGCCCGTGCGGCGTTGTTCAATCCGCCTAACGATCCGGCGGCAATCATCCGGAACTACACGCTTTCGCCCGACGATCTTGTGTTGATCCGTCGACGGCGGCGCGACGCCAATCGGCTCGGTTTTGCGGTGCATCTCGCCTATCAGCGTTTTCCGGGTCGAGTGCTCGGCATTGACGAAGCTCCGCCCGCCGACGTTCTATCATTCATTGCCGGTCAACTCGGCATCGAGCCCGGGATTTTTCGCGAGTATGCCCGTCGAGAGGAAACACGCTGGGAGCATCTGGGCGACATACAGTCGTATCTGCGCGTTCGTCCTTTCAGTCGCGCTGATTATCGGACTGTCGCAAAGATTGCGACGACCGAGGCGGTTGGCACGGATCGCGGCGATGTCATTGTTGCCGCCATGATCGAAGCACTCCAAACCCGCGGCATTGCCTGCGCCGACAATCCTGGAACGTATCGGCCTAGCCGCTCGCGCACGCGCCCGGAAGCAGGCCCACAAGAATCTCGTCGAGGGATTGGAACAGCGGACTATTACGGAATTGGAGGCGTTGATCGCGGTCAGAGACGACAGAGACCGCACGCGGGCTGCCTGGTTGCGTGA
- a CDS encoding c-type cytochrome produces MIRRRIKLAALCFGALAPCISLTAAWGESTRGQYLVEALAACDNCHTPRGANGYDLAARFSGGSQTFLAKTYAVRGGNISTDKETGIGGWTDDALRAAIVEGLGPDGRLAPAMPSDSYRAFTKRDLNAVIGYLRSNATPVRSAAAPGQRHDAGWAPHPLPGAEGAFDEAALDDKIKLGLYVASVARCMACHSGETDDAPDHANKLGAGGKVFRTPAGVAIASNISSHLSKGVGAWADDELKRAITPGVSRDGAPVKPPMSTLSKAHFLKMSPRDLDALVAWLRTVPPQE; encoded by the coding sequence ATGATCCGTCGCCGCATCAAGCTCGCCGCCCTCTGCTTTGGGGCTCTTGCCCCCTGTATCTCGCTGACGGCGGCATGGGGGGAGTCTACACGCGGACAGTATCTCGTAGAGGCGCTGGCGGCCTGCGACAATTGCCACACGCCGCGCGGCGCGAACGGCTACGATCTTGCCGCGCGATTTTCCGGCGGATCGCAGACATTTTTAGCCAAGACCTACGCTGTGCGAGGCGGCAATATCTCGACCGACAAGGAAACCGGCATAGGCGGGTGGACTGACGACGCGTTGCGCGCGGCGATCGTCGAGGGTTTGGGCCCTGACGGGAGGCTTGCGCCCGCCATGCCGTCCGACTCCTATCGAGCGTTTACGAAACGAGACCTCAATGCGGTGATTGGCTATCTGCGCAGCAACGCTACGCCGGTCCGATCAGCCGCAGCTCCCGGCCAGCGGCACGACGCTGGATGGGCGCCGCATCCCTTGCCGGGGGCGGAGGGGGCCTTCGACGAAGCCGCGCTAGACGATAAGATCAAGCTAGGTCTTTACGTCGCCTCGGTCGCGCGGTGCATGGCGTGTCATAGCGGCGAGACCGACGATGCGCCGGACCATGCCAACAAGCTCGGCGCCGGCGGGAAGGTGTTTCGAACGCCGGCGGGCGTGGCAATCGCCTCCAATATCAGTTCACACCTATCGAAAGGCGTGGGCGCCTGGGCGGACGACGAATTGAAGCGCGCTATCACCCCGGGCGTTTCACGCGACGGCGCTCCAGTCAAACCGCCAATGTCGACCCTGTCCAAGGCGCACTTTTTAAAAATGTCGCCTCGGGATCTGGACGCGCTCGTCGCCTGGCTTCGCACCGTTCCGCCGCAGGAATAG
- the scpB gene encoding SMC-Scp complex subunit ScpB, with translation MSRATAARLDRDLSDLPDGMRWREWMMRAEAAIFAAVRPVPRETLAGLVGDGCRLDALIADINDELKARPYEIVFVAGGYQFRTRPRHAETLRALAGTKDAGPPSFTRLEMLALSAIAYQQPVTRGELSRLAGHDISRDILGRLKTAGVIAPGPRAPQPGAPIAWVTTQKFLEVFALGSLRDLPELDALGNAGARDRDDGVEAALDDAFGLTEEESVEADAGAFDDTEIEA, from the coding sequence ATGAGCCGCGCCACCGCCGCCCGTTTGGACCGCGACTTGTCCGACTTGCCCGACGGGATGCGCTGGCGCGAATGGATGATGCGCGCCGAGGCGGCGATCTTCGCCGCGGTGCGACCCGTTCCGCGCGAGACGCTCGCCGGGCTCGTCGGCGACGGCTGCCGGCTCGACGCGCTCATCGCCGACATCAACGACGAGCTCAAAGCGCGCCCCTATGAGATCGTCTTCGTCGCGGGGGGATATCAGTTTCGCACGCGCCCGCGTCACGCCGAGACATTGCGCGCGCTCGCCGGGACAAAGGATGCGGGGCCGCCGTCCTTCACCCGGCTCGAAATGCTGGCGCTCTCGGCCATCGCCTATCAGCAGCCGGTCACAAGGGGCGAACTGTCGCGTCTCGCCGGCCACGACATCAGCCGCGACATTCTCGGCCGCTTGAAGACCGCCGGCGTCATCGCCCCCGGCCCCCGCGCCCCTCAGCCCGGCGCGCCCATCGCCTGGGTCACGACCCAGAAGTTTCTCGAAGTCTTCGCGCTCGGAAGTCTGCGCGATCTGCCGGAACTCGATGCGCTCGGCAACGCGGGGGCGAGAGACCGCGATGACGGCGTCGAAGCCGCGCTCGACGACGCGTTCGGCTTGACCGAGGAGGAGAGCGTGGAAGCCGACGCTGGAGCCTTCGACGACACAGAGATCGAGGCCTGA
- a CDS encoding tyrosine-type recombinase/integrase, protein MAPDDERDPHATADAGEALPTGAEAPSPALLDPRLARLAETAKSYARAARSENTARAYDSDWRHFASWLRRNGFSESPPEPQTVGLYLAAQAEAGASVSTLERRLCGISWRYRQLGMPLDTADRHISTVLAGIRRKHARPPAQKEAIFADELLAMLATLEMDLRGLRDRAILALGFAGGLRRSEIVGLDCGPGQTEDGSGWIEIYPPGGPGQDGGVVLQISGKTGRREVEIGRGSRPETCPVALLETWIRLGRIAHGPLFRPIARKNGGVSAERLSDKHVARLVQKCALKAGVRGDLSEGERRRAFGGHSLRAGLASSAQIEEAHVQKHLGHASPEMTRRYQRKRDRFRVNLTKAAGL, encoded by the coding sequence ATGGCACCAGACGACGAGCGCGATCCCCACGCCACGGCCGATGCCGGGGAGGCGCTCCCGACCGGCGCGGAGGCCCCCTCCCCTGCCCTACTGGACCCCCGTCTCGCCCGTCTCGCCGAGACCGCCAAAAGCTACGCCCGCGCCGCCCGTTCGGAGAATACCGCCCGCGCCTACGACTCGGACTGGCGGCACTTCGCCTCCTGGCTGCGCCGCAACGGATTCAGCGAATCCCCGCCCGAGCCGCAGACCGTCGGCCTCTATCTCGCCGCCCAGGCGGAGGCCGGCGCGAGCGTTTCGACCCTCGAACGCCGGCTCTGTGGCATCAGCTGGCGCTACCGGCAGCTCGGCATGCCGCTCGACACCGCCGATCGGCACATATCGACTGTTCTCGCCGGCATCCGCCGCAAACACGCCCGCCCGCCGGCCCAGAAGGAGGCGATCTTCGCCGACGAGCTTCTGGCCATGCTGGCGACGCTGGAGATGGATCTGCGCGGCCTGCGCGACCGGGCCATTCTGGCGCTGGGCTTCGCCGGCGGCCTGCGCCGCTCCGAGATCGTCGGCCTCGACTGCGGCCCCGGCCAGACCGAAGACGGATCCGGCTGGATCGAGATTTATCCGCCCGGCGGGCCCGGCCAAGATGGTGGCGTCGTGCTGCAGATCTCCGGCAAGACCGGCCGGCGTGAGGTCGAAATCGGCCGCGGCTCGCGCCCAGAAACCTGTCCCGTCGCCCTGCTCGAGACCTGGATACGGCTCGGGCGGATCGCTCACGGCCCGCTGTTTCGTCCGATCGCGCGCAAGAATGGCGGTGTTTCGGCGGAGCGCCTCTCGGACAAGCATGTCGCCCGGCTCGTCCAGAAATGCGCCCTCAAGGCGGGGGTCCGTGGCGATCTCAGCGAAGGCGAACGCCGGCGCGCTTTCGGCGGCCATTCGTTACGCGCCGGCCTCGCCTCCTCGGCCCAGATCGAGGAGGCGCATGTCCAAAAACATCTCGGTCACGCCAGCCCGGAAATGACCCGCCGTTACCAGCGAAAACGCGATCGGTTCCGGGTCAATCTCACCAAAGCCGCCGGGCTCTGA
- a CDS encoding pentapeptide repeat-containing protein encodes MQISFPRAIRRQPEGSECLGCNFTRADLGNADFTGAKLQEDVIYAATLNNANFTSADLTPRPHHRWGTRRQIHQCTARRSEPRR; translated from the coding sequence GTGCAGATTTCATTTCCTCGCGCCATCAGACGCCAGCCTGAAGGCAGCGAATGTTTGGGGTGCAATTTTACACGCGCTGATCTTGGCAACGCCGACTTCACGGGAGCTAAGCTGCAAGAGGACGTCATCTATGCGGCGACCCTCAACAATGCGAATTTCACGAGCGCCGATCTCACTCCGCGCCCGCATCATCGGTGGGGGACGCGGCGTCAGATTCACCAATGCACGGCTCGTCGAAGCGAACCTCGGCGCTGA
- a CDS encoding methanol/ethanol family PQQ-dependent dehydrogenase, with product MRKLLNSVSLLSVLIAAPIELTSTARAEDRLEALTKSENNWAMQGKNYSSNHFSTLTQISAENVKNLKVSWSFSTGLLSGHEGSPIVVDGKMYVHTSFPNNTFALDLSDPTRILWQHKPKQNAAARAVACCDIVNRGLAYWPSDGKTPSLIVKTLLDGNVVALNAETGQEYWKIENSDFKVGSTLTVAPHIYKDIVLIGSSGAELGVRGYMTAYDVRTGEQKWRAYATGPDSDVLIGDDFNKANPHYGQKGLGTSTWEGDAWKIGGGTNWGWFAYDPGTNLIYYGSGNPAPWNETMRPGDNKWTMTIWGRDLESGQAKFGYQKTPHDEWDYAGINFMMLTEQKDKDGKERKLLTHPDRNGIVYTLDRTDGTLVSADKIDDTVNVFKKIDMKSGLPVRDPEYGTRMDHLAKDVCPSAMGYHNQGLDSYDPNKQLFFLGVNHICMDWEPFMLPYRAGQFFVGATLNMYPGPKGDRQKAEGLGQIKAYNAITGKFKWEKMERFAVWGGTAATAGNVVFYGTLDGFIKARHSDTGELLWKFKLPSGVIGHPIVYQHKGVEYVAILYGVGGWPGVGLVFDLQDPTAGLGAVGAFKQLANYTQMGGGVMVFSLNGQGPYDDVNLGEYKAN from the coding sequence ATGAGGAAACTTCTGAATTCGGTATCCCTATTGTCCGTCTTGATCGCAGCGCCGATCGAGCTGACGTCAACGGCCCGGGCCGAAGACCGGCTTGAAGCGCTCACGAAGAGCGAAAACAACTGGGCGATGCAGGGCAAGAACTACAGCTCCAATCACTTTAGCACGCTCACCCAGATCAGCGCCGAGAACGTCAAGAACCTCAAGGTTTCCTGGTCGTTTTCGACAGGCTTGTTGAGTGGCCACGAAGGCAGCCCGATCGTCGTCGACGGTAAGATGTATGTTCATACGTCGTTTCCCAACAACACCTTCGCGCTCGACCTCAGCGATCCGACCCGCATTCTTTGGCAGCACAAGCCCAAGCAGAACGCCGCGGCCCGCGCGGTCGCTTGCTGCGACATCGTCAACCGTGGCCTCGCCTACTGGCCCAGCGACGGCAAGACGCCCTCGCTGATTGTGAAAACCCTGCTCGATGGCAACGTCGTCGCCCTCAACGCGGAGACGGGCCAGGAATACTGGAAGATCGAAAATTCCGACTTCAAGGTCGGTTCGACGCTGACCGTCGCGCCGCACATTTATAAGGACATCGTCCTCATCGGCAGCTCGGGCGCTGAGCTCGGCGTCCGCGGCTATATGACGGCTTATGACGTTCGTACGGGTGAACAGAAGTGGCGCGCCTATGCGACGGGTCCGGACTCCGACGTTCTGATCGGCGACGATTTCAACAAGGCGAACCCGCATTACGGTCAGAAGGGCCTCGGCACATCGACTTGGGAAGGCGACGCCTGGAAGATCGGCGGCGGCACCAACTGGGGCTGGTTCGCCTATGATCCGGGCACGAACCTTATCTATTACGGCAGCGGCAATCCGGCGCCGTGGAACGAGACGATGCGACCCGGCGACAACAAGTGGACGATGACCATTTGGGGACGTGATCTGGAGTCCGGCCAGGCGAAATTCGGCTATCAGAAGACGCCGCACGACGAATGGGACTATGCAGGCATCAACTTCATGATGCTTACCGAGCAGAAGGACAAGGACGGCAAGGAGCGCAAGCTGCTGACCCACCCTGACCGCAACGGCATCGTCTATACGCTCGACCGCACCGACGGCACGCTGGTTTCGGCGGACAAAATCGACGACACGGTCAATGTGTTCAAGAAGATTGACATGAAGAGCGGCCTGCCGGTGCGTGATCCGGAATATGGCACGCGTATGGACCATCTCGCCAAGGACGTCTGCCCTTCGGCGATGGGCTATCACAACCAGGGTCTTGACTCCTACGACCCGAATAAGCAGCTCTTTTTCCTCGGCGTGAACCACATTTGCATGGACTGGGAGCCCTTCATGCTTCCCTACCGCGCCGGTCAGTTCTTCGTCGGCGCGACGTTGAACATGTATCCGGGTCCGAAAGGCGATCGCCAGAAGGCCGAGGGGCTCGGCCAGATCAAGGCCTACAACGCCATCACCGGCAAGTTCAAATGGGAGAAAATGGAGCGCTTTGCTGTATGGGGCGGCACAGCCGCGACAGCCGGCAATGTGGTCTTCTACGGAACGCTCGATGGCTTCATCAAGGCCCGTCACAGCGACACCGGCGAGCTGCTGTGGAAGTTCAAGCTGCCATCCGGCGTCATCGGCCATCCGATCGTCTACCAGCACAAGGGCGTCGAGTATGTCGCGATCCTCTATGGCGTCGGCGGTTGGCCGGGTGTTGGTCTCGTGTTCGACCTCCAGGATCCGACAGCAGGTCTCGGCGCGGTCGGCGCCTTCAAGCAGCTTGCCAACTACACGCAGATGGGTGGCGGCGTGATGGTGTTCTCGTTGAATGGGCAGGGCCCATACGACGATGTGAACCTCGGCGAATACAAGGCGAACTGA
- a CDS encoding pentapeptide repeat-containing protein produces MSNLDLSGVDLSGLDLRGADFISSRHQTPA; encoded by the coding sequence CTGTCAAATCTCGACCTTTCCGGCGTCGACCTTTCCGGTCTCGATCTGCGGGGTGCAGATTTCATTTCCTCGCGCCATCAGACGCCAGCCTGA
- a CDS encoding DUF1403 family protein, whose protein sequence is MRLLDSMSTLDPVSTAPRRRAAAPGNANQEPLQALPRWARPHTANPGAAIFAAGAGLAIFDALLRGPDGGEPVFAGCLRQRLALKSADSCATLARLREDAGALRDAEHLPGGGGTSPAGRLHRLFRLYASVPARVDAAVRAAELLGLREAVDASALAAAAATAPDPLMAAARASAAAMKLYPNAADAELFAVVVADLALASRMNWARPIPLLAVAILHPSLRRGAGAREKEREMASRPRPTDANWAESVARAYGLAVVEAHAQALDLSRRAQKLLAVAPLLRAKGARRVIDMLLADDAVTPGAAASRAGLSDRAARRLFDRLVALGAVSELSGRDAFRIYGL, encoded by the coding sequence ATGCGCTTGCTTGATTCGATGTCGACCCTCGACCCTGTTTCCACCGCGCCGCGGCGGCGCGCCGCGGCGCCGGGGAACGCGAACCAGGAGCCGTTACAAGCCCTGCCGCGCTGGGCGCGGCCGCACACCGCCAATCCCGGCGCGGCAATCTTTGCGGCGGGCGCCGGCCTTGCGATCTTCGACGCCCTCCTGCGCGGTCCGGACGGCGGCGAGCCGGTCTTCGCCGGCTGCCTGCGTCAGCGGCTTGCGCTCAAATCCGCCGACTCCTGCGCGACGCTGGCGCGGCTGCGCGAGGATGCGGGCGCGCTTCGCGACGCCGAGCATCTTCCAGGTGGCGGTGGAACGAGCCCGGCCGGTCGGCTGCATCGCCTGTTCCGGCTCTACGCCTCAGTGCCGGCCCGCGTCGACGCGGCGGTGCGCGCAGCGGAGCTTCTCGGCCTCAGAGAGGCCGTCGACGCCAGCGCGCTCGCCGCCGCCGCTGCCACCGCGCCCGACCCGCTCATGGCCGCAGCGCGGGCCAGCGCCGCCGCCATGAAACTCTACCCCAACGCCGCCGACGCCGAACTCTTCGCCGTCGTGGTCGCCGATCTCGCTCTGGCGAGCCGCATGAATTGGGCGCGGCCGATCCCGCTTCTCGCCGTCGCGATCCTGCATCCATCGCTGCGGCGCGGGGCAGGGGCAAGGGAAAAGGAAAGGGAAATGGCAAGCCGCCCGCGACCAACGGACGCCAACTGGGCCGAGTCCGTCGCGCGCGCTTATGGCCTCGCGGTCGTCGAGGCCCATGCGCAGGCCCTCGATCTTTCGCGCCGTGCGCAAAAGCTTCTCGCCGTCGCGCCGCTGTTGCGCGCCAAGGGGGCCCGCCGCGTCATCGACATGCTGCTCGCCGACGACGCCGTCACGCCCGGCGCCGCCGCGTCCCGCGCCGGCCTCTCCGATCGGGCCGCGCGCCGTCTCTTCGACCGGCTCGTCGCGCTGGGCGCCGTAAGCGAACTCTCCGGACGCGACGCTTTCAGGATCTATGGCTTATGA
- a CDS encoding transposase: MVGRSIFQGGGHGEARADYNAKYGSEPGVKFYTHISDRYAPFHTKVIAANASEAAHILDGLLHHECSLDIREHYTDTAGAVGHVFGLCHLTGFRFAPRIRDLADRRLYIADARSSYKSLVPMIGGAIDFRIIGENWDETLRLAASIKAGTVAPSILMRRLAAYPKQNALAKTLREMGRLERTLFTLDWISDPALRRRTNAGLNKGEARNALARAVFFHRLGEIRDRTFENQRYRASGLNLVVAAVILWNTVYLSHAVAELRSNGERVRDDLLAHIAPLGWEHITFNGDYVWPTEPLQNAFRPLRNPRSELLDVA; the protein is encoded by the coding sequence ATCGTCGGACGGTCAATTTTTCAAGGCGGGGGGCATGGCGAGGCGCGCGCCGATTACAACGCCAAATATGGCTCGGAGCCGGGCGTCAAATTCTACACGCATATCTCCGATCGCTATGCGCCGTTTCACACCAAGGTCATCGCCGCCAACGCCAGCGAGGCCGCGCATATTCTGGACGGACTGCTACACCACGAATGCTCTCTGGACATACGCGAGCACTATACGGACACGGCGGGCGCCGTCGGTCACGTGTTCGGTCTATGCCACCTTACGGGATTTAGATTTGCGCCGCGCATTCGTGATCTCGCCGATCGCCGTCTCTACATCGCCGACGCTCGTTCATCCTATAAATCTCTCGTCCCGATGATCGGCGGCGCGATCGATTTCCGCATCATTGGCGAAAATTGGGATGAAACATTGCGCCTCGCGGCGTCAATCAAAGCTGGAACCGTTGCGCCGTCGATCCTGATGCGTCGACTTGCGGCCTACCCCAAACAGAATGCGCTGGCGAAAACCCTTCGGGAAATGGGCCGGCTCGAACGAACGCTCTTCACTCTCGACTGGATCAGCGACCCCGCTCTGCGGCGGCGGACGAACGCTGGCCTCAATAAGGGCGAGGCGCGCAACGCGCTCGCCAGGGCAGTATTCTTTCATCGCCTTGGTGAAATCCGCGACCGGACGTTCGAAAATCAACGCTACCGTGCTTCTGGTCTCAATCTCGTCGTCGCTGCCGTGATCCTTTGGAATACGGTCTACCTCAGCCACGCCGTAGCTGAGCTGCGTTCCAACGGGGAACGGGTCCGTGACGATCTGCTCGCTCACATCGCTCCACTTGGCTGGGAGCATATCACCTTCAACGGGGACTACGTTTGGCCGACTGAGCCGCTACAAAACGCCTTCCGGCCCCTCCGAAACCCGCGTTCTGAGCTACTCGACGTGGCTTAG